The following proteins are encoded in a genomic region of Vibrio tasmaniensis:
- the pstA gene encoding phosphate ABC transporter permease PstA produces the protein MNKLKSLLSWVKSGSPWIWLTGGAVSISMLSVLGLMLLIGWKGLTYFWPAPLYQWQVDSKDLSLVVDLDETVSKQDVLIGQLYERKYIPIEQVPQAHDLLSPKNLSTGLIQRLSIKVANRELYPADFVSILDVNLREPTTPLDWIVIERSRGGYFFGKPVGFKTASGTFDSNIDQKLEQGLAFADTLRKETSRVVNQEIRNISWQLENLRLEKRKLELNESVSDEYLKTYTQTKLELNRQLAEAEVKLEHLRTQLNVESLLVEDMTGEQVEISLSHILDYWYPNNMSYLEKVGHWGKQVWKFLSENPRDSNSEGGVFPAIFGTVLLVILMSIVVMPLGVVAAIYLHEYAKNNALTRLIRIAVINLAGVPSIVYGVFGLGFFVYTIGGSIDSLFYAERLPAPTFGTPGLLWSALTLAVLTLPVVIVTTEEGLTRIPSSVRHGSLALGATQFETLWRIVLPMASPAIITGLILAIARAAGEVAPLMLVGVVKLASSLPVDGQFPYLHLDRKFMHLGFHIYDVGFQTSNIEAARPLVYATSFLLVTVIVGLNLTAINIRNNLREKYRTLGQD, from the coding sequence ATGAATAAACTGAAGTCATTATTGTCTTGGGTTAAATCAGGCTCTCCCTGGATATGGCTTACGGGCGGGGCAGTGAGCATCAGTATGCTTTCTGTTCTTGGCCTAATGCTGTTGATTGGCTGGAAGGGCTTAACCTATTTTTGGCCTGCTCCTTTGTATCAATGGCAAGTCGACTCCAAAGACTTATCGTTAGTTGTTGACCTTGATGAAACGGTATCAAAGCAAGATGTATTGATTGGGCAGTTGTATGAACGCAAATACATCCCGATAGAGCAAGTGCCACAAGCTCATGATCTTTTGTCACCTAAAAATCTGTCGACCGGGCTAATTCAGCGCTTAAGTATCAAAGTTGCGAACAGAGAACTGTACCCAGCGGATTTTGTTTCCATTCTGGATGTTAACTTACGTGAACCAACAACGCCGCTTGATTGGATTGTGATTGAACGAAGTCGAGGTGGTTATTTCTTTGGTAAGCCAGTGGGGTTTAAAACCGCTTCTGGTACATTCGATTCGAACATAGACCAAAAGCTCGAACAAGGCTTAGCGTTCGCTGATACGTTACGTAAAGAAACGTCACGTGTTGTGAACCAAGAAATCCGTAATATCAGCTGGCAATTGGAAAACTTGCGTTTAGAAAAGCGTAAGCTTGAACTCAATGAGTCAGTGAGTGATGAATACCTTAAAACCTATACTCAAACTAAACTGGAATTAAATCGCCAGTTAGCTGAAGCCGAAGTAAAGCTTGAGCATCTTAGAACACAGCTCAATGTCGAAAGCTTGTTGGTGGAAGATATGACAGGAGAGCAGGTTGAAATTTCGCTCAGTCATATTTTGGATTATTGGTACCCGAATAATATGTCTTATCTTGAAAAGGTTGGGCATTGGGGCAAACAGGTTTGGAAGTTCTTATCGGAGAATCCACGAGACTCAAACTCTGAAGGCGGCGTGTTTCCTGCGATTTTCGGCACGGTACTGTTGGTTATTCTCATGTCGATTGTCGTGATGCCTCTTGGTGTGGTTGCTGCGATATATCTTCATGAATACGCAAAAAACAACGCACTAACACGTTTGATCCGTATTGCCGTAATTAACTTAGCGGGTGTTCCGTCGATTGTGTATGGCGTATTCGGCTTGGGGTTCTTTGTGTATACCATCGGTGGCTCAATCGATTCCTTGTTTTATGCAGAGCGATTACCCGCTCCCACATTTGGTACGCCGGGCCTATTATGGTCTGCTCTGACCTTAGCGGTATTAACATTACCCGTTGTTATTGTAACAACGGAAGAGGGCTTAACGCGTATCCCTAGCTCCGTGAGGCACGGTTCATTAGCGCTTGGTGCTACTCAATTTGAGACGCTTTGGCGCATTGTTTTACCGATGGCAAGCCCTGCGATTATCACCGGTTTGATTTTGGCAATCGCGAGAGCTGCGGGGGAGGTTGCCCCACTTATGCTGGTGGGTGTGGTGAAACTCGCATCAAGCTTGCCTGTGGATGGTCAGTTCCCATACCTGCATTTAGACAGAAAGTTCATGCATTTAGGCTTTCATATCTATGATGTTGGTTTTCAAACCTCTAATATCGAAGCGGCACGACCTTTAGTGTATGCGACTTCATTTTTACTGGTTACTGTGATTGTTGGATTGAATTTAACCGCCATCAATATCCGTAATAACTTGCGTGAAAAATACCGAACCTTAGGACAAGATTAG